One genomic window of Nitrospira lenta includes the following:
- a CDS encoding transposase yields MGQRRRFTPEFKRQAVQLLNAGQRPAAEIARELGVPRNRLYKWQKEVATHGGAFPGSGRHAEPAAELARLQRELARVTEERDILKKAAAFFAREST; encoded by the coding sequence ATGGGCCAACGACGACGGTTCACCCCCGAGTTTAAGCGGCAAGCCGTGCAATTGCTCAATGCCGGGCAACGCCCCGCGGCTGAGATTGCCCGTGAGCTGGGCGTCCCACGCAATCGTCTCTATAAATGGCAAAAAGAAGTGGCCACACATGGTGGGGCCTTCCCGGGGTCCGGTCGGCACGCCGAACCCGCTGCGGAACTCGCACGGCTCCAGCGAGAATTGGCGCGGGTCACGGAGGAGCGCGACATTTTAAAAAAAGCCGCCGCGTTCTTTGCGAGGGAGTCCACGTGA